A window of the Polaribacter batillariae genome harbors these coding sequences:
- a CDS encoding DUF1684 domain-containing protein, which translates to MQKYIILFSLLFIISCNSQDKRPIPGETAYQKKLNANYKDASKSPLKKNDLKKFKGLEFFPVDSTYIVTAKLTRTENAPVFEMATTTDRKPLYKEYGKLNFTLKGKDLELTIYQSQEDTLDEKYKNYLFLPFTDNTSGDESYGGGRYMDVMTTDISAENTVVLNFNNTYNPYCAYNDKYSCPLTPRKNHLDIKIKAGIKIFKKHSLF; encoded by the coding sequence ATGCAAAAATACATCATTCTTTTTTCTTTACTTTTTATTATTTCTTGCAACTCACAAGATAAAAGACCAATTCCTGGAGAAACAGCATACCAAAAAAAACTGAACGCAAATTATAAAGATGCATCCAAATCTCCTTTAAAAAAGAACGATTTAAAGAAGTTTAAAGGTTTAGAGTTTTTTCCTGTCGATTCTACCTACATTGTAACTGCAAAATTAACTCGCACAGAAAATGCACCCGTTTTCGAGATGGCAACCACTACAGATAGAAAACCTTTGTACAAAGAATATGGGAAACTAAACTTTACTTTAAAAGGTAAAGATTTAGAGTTAACCATTTATCAAAGTCAAGAAGATACTCTTGATGAAAAATACAAAAATTACTTATTTTTACCTTTTACAGACAATACTTCTGGCGACGAATCTTATGGAGGTGGACGTTATATGGATGTTATGACTACAGATATTTCAGCAGAAAATACGGTTGTATTAAATTTTAATAACACTTACAACCCTTATTGTGCTTATAACGATAAATATTCTTGCCCTCTAACACCAAGAAAAAATCATTTAGATATTAAAATAAAAGCAGGAATTAAAATTTTTAAGAAGCATTCGCTTTTTTGA
- a CDS encoding MFS transporter, whose product MHTLFKNYINTFKGLSAEVWWLSLITLINRAGTMVIPFLSLYLTKNLHFSLSDVGWIMSFFGIGSLVGTWLGGKLTDKIGYYKVMLFSLFFTGVFFVLLQYATTFNEFCVGIFTVMLVADAFRPALFVALNAYSKPENKTRSVTLIRLAINLGFSAGPAIGGIIIVNIGYQGLFWVDGITCVLAAFLLLNVLHPKKARVLDEVKVKNPVSAYKDKAFWVFFIAMFIFGFTFLQYFSTMPLYYKDVRMLSELDIGLLMGFNGFFIFVFEMPLIKWLENPKNSKIKLVAIGLFLVATSFAILNATSWFGILMVGMLLMTIGEMIAFPFSNAFAVERAKKGNQGEYMALYAIAFSLSHIFSHNSGMQMVDKFGFETTLNVFTIFALVGVFILWVLIKILRKEKETQSK is encoded by the coding sequence ATGCATACTTTATTCAAAAATTATATCAACACTTTTAAAGGTCTCTCTGCAGAAGTTTGGTGGTTATCGCTCATAACGCTAATCAATAGAGCAGGTACAATGGTGATTCCGTTTTTGTCTTTATATCTTACAAAAAACCTTCATTTTTCACTTTCAGATGTGGGTTGGATTATGTCTTTTTTTGGCATTGGTTCTTTGGTGGGAACATGGTTAGGAGGAAAATTAACAGACAAAATAGGGTACTATAAAGTAATGCTATTTAGCTTGTTTTTTACAGGGGTTTTCTTTGTTTTATTGCAATATGCAACTACTTTTAATGAATTTTGCGTTGGTATTTTTACAGTAATGTTGGTTGCAGATGCTTTTAGACCTGCCTTGTTTGTCGCTTTAAATGCATACAGCAAACCAGAAAATAAAACACGTTCTGTAACTTTAATTCGATTGGCAATTAATTTAGGTTTTTCTGCAGGGCCAGCAATTGGCGGAATTATAATTGTAAATATTGGATACCAAGGTTTGTTTTGGGTAGATGGTATTACGTGTGTATTGGCGGCTTTTTTATTGTTAAATGTTTTGCATCCAAAAAAAGCAAGAGTTCTCGATGAAGTGAAAGTAAAAAATCCAGTTTCAGCATATAAAGACAAGGCTTTTTGGGTATTTTTTATAGCGATGTTTATATTCGGGTTTACTTTTTTACAATACTTCTCTACAATGCCTTTGTATTACAAAGACGTAAGAATGTTATCGGAATTAGACATTGGTTTGCTAATGGGCTTCAATGGGTTTTTTATATTTGTTTTCGAAATGCCACTGATTAAATGGCTAGAAAACCCTAAAAACTCGAAAATTAAATTGGTGGCAATTGGTTTGTTTTTAGTTGCCACTAGTTTTGCCATTTTAAATGCAACATCTTGGTTTGGAATTTTAATGGTAGGTATGTTGCTAATGACCATAGGAGAAATGATTGCTTTTCCGTTTTCAAACGCTTTTGCAGTAGAAAGAGCAAAGAAAGGAAACCAAGGAGAGTACATGGCTTTGTATGCGATTGCATTTTCGTTATCGCATATTTTTAGTCATAATTCAGGCATGCAAATGGTAGATAAATTTGGTTTTGAAACAACTTTAAATGTGTTTACAATTTTTGCTTTGGTAGGTGTTTTTATTTTGTGGGTTTTGATAAAAATTTTAAGAAAAGAAAAAGAAACTCAATCGAAATAA
- the folP gene encoding dihydropteroate synthase, with amino-acid sequence MTINCKGTLIDVSSPKVMGILNITPDSFFDGGKYKNKAEILKQTEKMLLEGATFIDVGAYSSRPGATHISEEEELRRILPVINLLVKNFPEIVISVDTFRSNIAKECVENGAAIINDISGGKMDANMFKTVAKLQVPYILMHMLGTPQNMQQNPVYKDVIQEIISFFAEQIYKLHQLKLNDIIIDVGFGFGKTVAHNFEILKNLQLFKSLDAPILAGISRKSMLYKTLDISAQEALNATTSANTIALLNGANILRVHDVKEAVEAVKIAEQISS; translated from the coding sequence ATGACCATAAATTGTAAGGGAACTTTAATAGATGTATCATCACCAAAAGTGATGGGAATTTTAAATATTACACCAGATTCTTTTTTTGATGGTGGAAAATATAAAAACAAAGCAGAAATTTTAAAGCAGACAGAAAAAATGCTTTTAGAAGGTGCCACTTTTATAGATGTTGGCGCGTATTCTTCTAGACCTGGAGCCACGCATATTTCTGAAGAAGAAGAACTGCGAAGAATTTTACCTGTTATTAATTTATTGGTAAAAAATTTTCCTGAAATTGTTATTTCTGTAGATACTTTTAGGAGCAACATTGCCAAAGAATGTGTAGAAAATGGCGCAGCAATTATCAACGATATTTCTGGTGGAAAGATGGATGCCAATATGTTTAAAACCGTTGCCAAATTGCAAGTTCCTTATATTTTAATGCACATGTTGGGCACGCCTCAAAACATGCAACAAAACCCAGTTTATAAAGATGTAATCCAAGAAATCATTTCTTTTTTTGCAGAGCAAATCTATAAGTTACACCAATTAAAACTAAACGATATTATAATAGATGTTGGTTTTGGTTTTGGAAAAACTGTGGCTCATAATTTCGAAATTTTAAAGAATTTACAGCTTTTTAAAAGTTTAGATGCACCAATTTTAGCCGGAATTTCACGTAAATCGATGTTGTATAAAACATTAGATATTTCTGCACAAGAAGCCCTAAATGCAACTACTTCTGCAAACACAATTGCACTTTTAAACGGCGCAAATATTTTACGTGTACACGATGTAAAAGAAGCTGTTGAGGCTGTAAAAATTGCGGAACAGATTTCATCTTGA
- a CDS encoding crotonase/enoyl-CoA hydratase family protein produces MNEFVTYKSEENYAIITINNGKANAISHEVVEGLNESLNKAEKENKVVILTGKNGIFSAGFDLKVMTKSPESAKELVTKGSKLSLKMLSFPQPIIVACSGHAIAKGAFLLLSCDYRIGVEGDFKIGLNEVMIGMTMHNAGIAIAKARLSKVYLNRSVNNAEIYNPKQAIDAGFLDLLVPENHLLPTAVKVAGMFSKLNKKAHAETKLKVRKQHLANLEKAIEQDLAGDISINS; encoded by the coding sequence ATGAACGAATTTGTAACCTACAAATCAGAAGAAAATTACGCAATAATAACCATTAACAATGGAAAAGCAAATGCAATTTCCCATGAAGTGGTAGAGGGTTTAAACGAAAGTTTAAACAAAGCTGAAAAAGAAAACAAAGTAGTAATTTTAACAGGTAAAAATGGAATATTTTCTGCGGGTTTCGATTTAAAAGTGATGACAAAATCGCCTGAATCTGCCAAAGAATTGGTTACAAAAGGTTCTAAATTATCGCTAAAAATGTTGTCTTTTCCACAGCCTATAATAGTAGCTTGTTCTGGCCATGCCATTGCCAAAGGTGCGTTTTTATTGCTTTCTTGCGATTATAGAATTGGGGTAGAAGGCGATTTTAAAATTGGTTTAAACGAAGTAATGATTGGTATGACCATGCACAATGCAGGAATTGCCATTGCAAAAGCACGTTTGTCTAAAGTATATTTGAATAGAAGTGTAAACAACGCAGAAATTTACAACCCAAAACAAGCCATTGATGCTGGCTTTTTAGATTTGTTGGTTCCAGAAAATCATTTATTGCCAACTGCAGTTAAAGTTGCTGGTATGTTTTCTAAACTCAATAAAAAAGCGCATGCCGAAACCAAACTAAAAGTTAGAAAGCAACATTTAGCGAATTTAGAAAAAGCCATCGAACAGGATTTGGCAGGAGATATTTCTATAAATTCTTAA
- a CDS encoding DMP19 family protein: MTSTEIALLLNDDAEKITRIGEIIGKKIPKKDHFENLNEFEKNFIYIDILEQNVTEGGFIQFFFNSSGQFTHEIFHAYLAIKAEKTVDILTKAIFLFPEVPVPKNLKVRQTLLMQKESNIDLWDELDLQFEKYEDDIMQLTLNYVRKNIAYFD, from the coding sequence ATGACATCTACAGAAATTGCTTTATTACTTAATGACGATGCTGAAAAAATTACCAGAATTGGAGAAATTATTGGTAAAAAAATTCCTAAAAAAGATCATTTCGAAAATTTAAACGAATTCGAAAAAAACTTTATTTATATCGATATTTTAGAGCAAAATGTTACTGAAGGTGGTTTTATCCAGTTCTTTTTTAATTCTTCTGGACAATTTACACACGAAATTTTTCATGCTTATTTAGCTATAAAAGCAGAAAAAACTGTGGATATTCTAACCAAAGCCATTTTTTTATTTCCTGAAGTTCCTGTTCCAAAAAATTTAAAAGTCCGTCAAACATTATTAATGCAAAAAGAATCGAATATCGATTTGTGGGACGAATTAGACCTTCAATTCGAAAAATATGAAGATGATATCATGCAACTTACACTTAATTATGTTCGAAAAAACATTGCTTATTTCGATTGA
- a CDS encoding TIGR00730 family Rossman fold protein has protein sequence MNKIVVFCGSSLGFNPIYKKSAIELGNYFADNNISMVFGGGKVGMMGVLADTILAKKGEVIGVIPNLLYKEEVIHVGVKNMTVCKTMSERKVIMSKLVDGYITLPGGFGTLDELFEALTLNQLQIEQKPVGLLNVNGFFDAILLQLDKMVEEGYLKQANRNMLIVGNSVIELMEKMDNYKAPEITPIINKVVK, from the coding sequence TTGAATAAAATTGTTGTTTTTTGTGGATCTAGTTTAGGTTTTAATCCTATTTATAAAAAAAGTGCTATTGAATTAGGAAACTATTTTGCCGACAATAATATCAGTATGGTTTTTGGAGGAGGAAAAGTAGGAATGATGGGCGTTTTAGCAGATACAATTTTAGCAAAAAAAGGAGAAGTAATTGGTGTAATACCTAATTTATTATACAAAGAAGAAGTAATTCATGTGGGTGTAAAAAACATGACCGTTTGCAAAACCATGAGCGAACGCAAAGTAATTATGAGCAAATTGGTAGATGGTTATATTACACTTCCTGGAGGTTTTGGAACCTTAGACGAACTTTTCGAAGCCTTAACTTTAAACCAATTGCAAATTGAACAAAAACCAGTTGGATTGCTAAATGTTAATGGTTTTTTTGATGCTATTTTGTTGCAATTAGACAAAATGGTAGAAGAAGGCTATTTAAAACAAGCCAATAGAAATATGCTAATAGTTGGTAACTCTGTGATTGAATTAATGGAAAAAATGGACAATTACAAAGCACCAGAAATTACACCTATAATTAATAAAGTTGTAAAGTAA
- a CDS encoding ExbD/TolR family protein, producing the protein MSRKQSPEINAGSMADIAFLLLIFFLVTTTMNIDAGIARKIPPKEEIPSDILVNERNILEVNINKKNEIFADGRTIPLSELKQIAIDFIDNGGGLDSNQKACDWCEGDQLKTSSDHPTKAIISIKTDRIANYATYIAALDILNSAYTHLRNKLSVKLYNRNYESLLEDFQKSNNSDKNIQDKIKLIRKKYPLLLSDAEINN; encoded by the coding sequence ATGAGTAGAAAACAATCTCCAGAAATTAATGCGGGTTCTATGGCAGACATCGCATTTTTATTATTAATCTTTTTCTTGGTTACCACAACCATGAACATAGATGCAGGAATTGCAAGAAAAATTCCTCCAAAAGAAGAAATTCCTTCAGACATTCTTGTAAATGAAAGAAATATTTTAGAAGTAAACATTAACAAAAAAAACGAAATTTTTGCAGATGGAAGAACAATTCCATTGAGTGAATTGAAACAAATTGCCATTGATTTTATAGATAATGGTGGTGGCTTAGACAGTAACCAAAAAGCTTGCGATTGGTGTGAAGGTGATCAATTAAAAACCTCTTCAGATCATCCAACAAAAGCAATTATTTCTATAAAAACAGACAGAATAGCAAACTACGCAACTTACATTGCTGCCCTAGATATTTTAAATTCGGCTTACACACATTTAAGAAATAAATTGTCTGTAAAACTCTACAATCGAAATTACGAGAGCTTGTTAGAAGATTTTCAAAAATCGAATAATAGCGATAAAAACATTCAAGATAAAATAAAATTGATTCGAAAAAAATACCCTTTATTATTATCTGATGCAGAAATAAATAATTGA
- a CDS encoding VOC family protein — translation MTEKLIYGIQQIGIGVKNADQAFKWYATRLGADALIFDDYNEATYMAKYMGGKPRNKRALLGLNMQGGGGYEIWQYLDREPSAPKKEFQLGDLGIHFPCIKTKNITATFNRLQTLNENIISEICTEPNGSKSFYVKDPYQNILKIKEFNSWYANNKFDVGGIFGAVIGVSNIANALSLYSGILGYDKVVYDKTGVFEDLASFKNGNKKFRRILLTHSKKRVGGFCNLFGESEIELIEAIDTKPNVIFEDRYWGDLGYIHLCFDIRNMKKLCEECKEMGFPFQVISSESFDMGDANGHWGYIEDCDGTLIEFIETHKVPLIKKLGININLKNRNPKKPLPNWMIKAMNLKRVKKFK, via the coding sequence ATGACAGAAAAATTAATTTACGGGATTCAGCAAATAGGAATTGGTGTAAAAAATGCAGACCAAGCTTTTAAATGGTATGCTACAAGATTAGGTGCAGACGCACTTATTTTTGATGATTATAACGAAGCCACCTATATGGCAAAATATATGGGCGGAAAACCGAGAAACAAAAGAGCTTTATTAGGCTTAAATATGCAAGGTGGTGGTGGTTACGAAATTTGGCAATATTTAGACAGAGAACCTTCTGCACCCAAAAAAGAATTTCAACTTGGCGATTTAGGGATTCATTTTCCTTGTATTAAGACAAAAAATATTACGGCTACTTTTAATCGCTTACAAACATTAAACGAAAATATCATTTCAGAAATTTGTACAGAGCCAAATGGTTCTAAAAGTTTTTACGTTAAAGATCCTTATCAGAATATTTTAAAAATTAAAGAATTTAATTCTTGGTATGCAAATAACAAGTTTGATGTTGGCGGAATTTTTGGTGCTGTAATTGGCGTTTCTAACATTGCAAATGCATTGTCTTTGTATTCTGGCATTTTAGGATACGACAAAGTTGTGTATGATAAAACTGGTGTTTTTGAAGATTTGGCATCTTTTAAAAATGGAAATAAAAAATTTAGACGCATATTATTAACACACTCAAAAAAACGAGTGGGTGGTTTTTGTAATCTTTTCGGAGAAAGCGAAATTGAATTGATTGAAGCAATTGACACCAAACCAAATGTGATTTTCGAAGATAGATATTGGGGAGATTTAGGCTATATTCATTTGTGTTTCGACATTCGAAATATGAAAAAATTATGCGAAGAATGTAAAGAAATGGGCTTTCCTTTTCAAGTAATTAGTTCGGAATCTTTTGATATGGGGGATGCAAATGGACATTGGGGGTATATAGAAGATTGTGATGGAACCTTAATCGAATTTATAGAAACCCACAAAGTTCCGTTGATTAAAAAATTAGGAATTAATATTAATTTGAAGAATAGAAATCCTAAAAAACCATTGCCAAATTGGATGATAAAAGCAATGAATTTAAAACGAGTAAAGAAATTTAAGTAA
- a CDS encoding DUF4252 domain-containing protein: MKKNIVIICLFIFLVSCGSGKSFKSFFNNHKNDLGATAFQVPNFMMSLVKNISPEINDVFGNVQDFKFITFDKISATKKAQLINDINLVTGNNFTDILRSNTVEKTKIVSVKEVGDVVTQAIIFNSTIKNTSVFYLKGRFDPNKIKELSETNQFENLSSKLIKNYNTPKFNQN, translated from the coding sequence ATGAAAAAAAATATCGTTATAATTTGTCTTTTTATTTTTTTAGTTTCTTGTGGAAGTGGAAAATCTTTCAAAAGTTTTTTTAATAATCATAAAAACGACTTAGGAGCAACCGCTTTTCAAGTTCCAAATTTTATGATGTCTTTGGTAAAAAACATTTCACCAGAAATAAACGATGTTTTTGGGAATGTTCAAGATTTTAAATTCATCACCTTTGATAAAATTTCTGCTACAAAAAAAGCACAATTAATTAATGATATAAATTTAGTGACTGGCAATAATTTTACAGATATTTTACGAAGCAATACTGTAGAAAAAACAAAAATTGTTTCTGTAAAAGAAGTTGGAGACGTAGTTACACAGGCGATTATTTTTAATTCTACAATAAAAAACACTTCTGTTTTTTATTTAAAAGGTCGTTTCGACCCAAACAAAATTAAAGAATTATCGGAAACCAACCAGTTCGAAAACTTGTCTTCAAAACTAATTAAAAATTACAATACCCCTAAATTTAATCAAAATTAA
- a CDS encoding BT_3928 family protein, whose amino-acid sequence MKVVVQISRIIVGALFIFSGFVKLVDPIGSQYKFQEYFSASVLNMEFLIPYALPFAVLLIVAEILLGVMVLIGYKPKFTVWSLLILTLIFLFLTWYSAFYNKVTDCGCFGDAIKLTPWETFYKNVILIVLILLLLIRVEYIKPIFKGKIPKIITFLSLGIFLFIVQHVLTHLPIIDFRAYAIGKNLQEGMKYPEDGSIPPVHDFMLEDEQQDLAPALLEKEKVMLIAVYNLDKADKNGFPAIKELADKAIKKGYTVYGASASFTDDLLLVQKEYDLPFEFLFCDETTLKTMIRANPGVVILNKGTVTQKKNWVDADEIELK is encoded by the coding sequence ATGAAAGTAGTAGTTCAAATTTCAAGAATAATAGTAGGCGCCTTATTTATATTTTCAGGCTTTGTAAAATTGGTAGATCCTATTGGTTCGCAATACAAGTTTCAAGAGTACTTTTCTGCCAGTGTTTTAAATATGGAATTTTTAATTCCTTATGCGTTGCCATTTGCAGTGTTGCTAATTGTTGCAGAAATTCTTTTAGGAGTGATGGTTTTAATTGGCTACAAACCCAAATTTACAGTGTGGAGTTTGCTAATTTTGACTTTAATTTTCTTGTTTTTAACCTGGTATTCGGCTTTTTATAATAAGGTAACCGATTGTGGCTGTTTTGGAGACGCTATAAAATTAACACCTTGGGAAACCTTTTATAAGAACGTAATTTTAATCGTTTTAATTCTTTTATTGTTGATAAGAGTTGAGTACATCAAACCCATTTTTAAAGGTAAAATTCCAAAAATAATTACATTTTTATCTTTAGGAATTTTCTTATTTATTGTGCAGCATGTATTAACACATTTGCCAATTATCGATTTTAGAGCCTATGCTATTGGTAAAAACTTACAGGAAGGAATGAAATATCCAGAAGATGGAAGCATTCCTCCAGTACACGATTTTATGCTAGAAGACGAACAACAAGATTTAGCACCTGCTTTATTAGAAAAAGAAAAAGTAATGTTAATCGCTGTTTATAATTTAGACAAAGCAGATAAAAACGGATTTCCAGCAATTAAAGAATTGGCAGATAAAGCAATTAAAAAAGGATATACTGTGTACGGAGCATCTGCTTCTTTTACAGACGATTTACTATTGGTACAAAAAGAATACGATTTGCCTTTTGAATTTTTGTTTTGTGACGAAACTACTTTAAAAACAATGATTCGTGCAAATCCTGGAGTTGTAATTTTAAACAAAGGAACGGTTACCCAAAAGAAAAATTGGGTAGATGCAGATGAAATAGAACTTAAATGA
- the crcB gene encoding fluoride efflux transporter CrcB encodes MKQLILVFVGGGFGSVLRYLIGKFLNDAETGIPYGTFIANILGSLLIGFILGYAVKNEALSQNHTLLLATGFCGGFTTFSTFAYENHVFLKSGDFTSFAFYTIASFVVGFLAVFAGMYLVKFI; translated from the coding sequence ATGAAACAATTAATTCTTGTTTTTGTTGGTGGAGGTTTTGGCAGTGTTTTGCGTTATTTAATTGGTAAATTTTTAAATGATGCAGAAACAGGAATTCCTTATGGAACTTTTATAGCCAATATTTTAGGAAGTTTATTAATTGGGTTTATTTTAGGCTATGCAGTAAAAAACGAAGCACTTTCTCAAAACCATACTTTATTATTAGCAACTGGTTTTTGTGGCGGTTTTACAACGTTTTCTACATTTGCTTACGAAAACCATGTATTTTTAAAATCTGGAGATTTTACCAGTTTTGCATTTTATACCATTGCAAGTTTTGTAGTTGGCTTTTTAGCTGTTTTTGCAGGAATGTATTTGGTAAAGTTTATTTAA
- a CDS encoding ArsR/SmtB family transcription factor, with protein MGLAKTEMFTDQQNEISLFAKVFGHPARVAILQHLFKINSCVCGDLVNEIGLAQPTISQHLKELKHLGLIKGNVEGTRVCYCIHKENWTAMKTVMTQFLNQDVTENPSCC; from the coding sequence ATGGGATTAGCAAAAACCGAAATGTTTACCGACCAACAAAACGAAATTTCTCTTTTTGCGAAAGTATTTGGGCATCCTGCAAGAGTGGCTATTTTACAGCATTTATTTAAAATTAATTCTTGTGTTTGTGGCGATTTGGTAAATGAAATAGGCTTGGCACAACCCACCATATCACAACACTTAAAAGAATTAAAACATTTAGGTTTAATAAAAGGAAACGTAGAAGGTACTCGTGTTTGCTACTGTATCCATAAAGAAAATTGGACCGCAATGAAAACTGTTATGACCCAATTTTTAAATCAAGATGTAACTGAAAACCCTAGTTGTTGTTAA
- the cdaA gene encoding diadenylate cyclase CdaA, producing MFDFIEFSLLDVLDILLVATLLYYIYKLLKGTVAINIVIGIAFIFLIWKITQALKMEMLSGILGYLLSGGVIALIIVFQQEIRKFLLMIGTTNFTNKRSFLKQLKFLQTEISSEIDTDVILEACKKMSKTKTGALIVIERTNALDFLINTGDTMNAQVNEAILQSVFYKNSPLHDGALIIRDNYIVATRVVLPISDSTKIPARFGLRHRAAIGVSEKTDAVCVLVSEETGEISYIKDGEFVLYKDFDELNEKMKKDFI from the coding sequence ATGTTCGATTTTATTGAATTTTCTTTGTTAGATGTATTAGACATTTTGTTGGTAGCAACACTACTCTATTATATTTACAAACTTTTAAAAGGAACTGTCGCTATAAACATTGTTATTGGAATTGCGTTTATTTTCTTAATCTGGAAAATTACACAGGCGCTAAAAATGGAAATGTTAAGTGGTATTTTAGGCTATTTACTTTCTGGTGGAGTTATTGCACTAATTATTGTTTTTCAGCAAGAAATACGAAAATTCTTATTAATGATTGGCACTACCAATTTTACCAATAAGCGAAGTTTTTTAAAACAATTAAAATTTTTACAAACAGAAATTAGTTCGGAAATCGATACCGATGTTATTTTAGAAGCGTGCAAAAAAATGTCGAAAACAAAAACGGGGGCTTTAATAGTTATCGAAAGAACAAATGCTTTAGACTTTTTAATTAATACTGGCGATACCATGAATGCTCAGGTTAACGAAGCTATTTTGCAAAGTGTTTTTTATAAAAACAGTCCTTTACACGATGGTGCTTTAATTATTAGAGACAATTATATTGTGGCCACAAGAGTTGTTTTACCAATTTCTGATAGTACAAAAATTCCTGCAAGATTTGGTTTAAGACACAGAGCAGCTATTGGAGTTTCAGAAAAAACAGATGCTGTTTGTGTATTAGTTTCCGAAGAAACTGGCGAAATCTCGTATATAAAAGATGGCGAATTTGTACTTTATAAAGACTTTGATGAGTTAAATGAAAAAATGAAAAAAGATTTCATCTAG
- a CDS encoding DUF1599 domain-containing protein has protein sequence MQDTSKQYDAVIEECRSLFIKKMVDYGAAWRILRLPSLTDQIFIKAQRIRQLQENEVRKVDEGERAEFIGIINYSIMALIQLENGVVENPDLNTEEATVLYDKHSKITKDLMLNKNHDYGEAWREMRVSSLTDLILQKLLRVKQIEDNKGKTLVSEGIDANYQDMINYAVFAMIHLGA, from the coding sequence ATGCAAGATACTTCAAAACAATACGATGCAGTTATAGAGGAATGTAGAAGTTTGTTTATTAAAAAAATGGTCGATTATGGAGCTGCATGGCGAATTTTACGTTTGCCTTCTTTAACAGATCAAATTTTTATTAAGGCACAAAGAATTCGTCAATTACAAGAAAATGAGGTGCGTAAAGTAGATGAAGGTGAGAGAGCTGAATTTATTGGAATTATTAATTATTCGATAATGGCATTAATTCAGTTAGAGAATGGTGTTGTGGAAAATCCGGATTTAAATACAGAAGAAGCCACTGTTCTGTATGATAAACATAGCAAAATCACCAAAGATTTAATGCTGAATAAAAACCATGATTATGGCGAAGCTTGGCGAGAAATGCGTGTTTCGAGTTTAACGGATTTAATTTTGCAGAAATTATTAAGAGTAAAACAAATTGAAGATAACAAAGGAAAAACCTTAGTTTCTGAAGGCATTGATGCGAATTATCAAGACATGATTAACTATGCTGTTTTTGCGATGATTCATTTGGGTGCTTAA
- a CDS encoding DUF4174 domain-containing protein has protein sequence MKIITILFLSISSISFSQSIKKHQWKNRLLLVYADDINSSDFKNQTLILKKHPKELLERKLLIYRFTKDTYNFNFEKNWKKSNSLYKKYVHNVRRFKVLLIGLDGGIKLQQNSVLKPDKLFAIIDGMPMRKRELKNKN, from the coding sequence ATGAAAATTATCACTATTCTTTTTTTATCAATCTCTTCGATTTCTTTTAGTCAAAGTATAAAAAAACACCAATGGAAAAACAGACTTCTTTTGGTTTATGCTGATGATATTAATAGTTCCGATTTTAAAAACCAAACTTTAATATTAAAAAAACACCCAAAAGAACTTTTAGAAAGAAAACTACTTATTTATCGTTTTACTAAAGATACTTACAATTTTAATTTTGAAAAAAACTGGAAAAAATCAAACTCTTTGTATAAAAAATACGTACATAATGTAAGGCGTTTTAAAGTGCTTTTGATTGGTTTGGATGGAGGTATTAAATTGCAACAAAATTCAGTTTTAAAACCTGATAAATTATTTGCCATCATAGACGGAATGCCCATGAGAAAAAGAGAACTAAAAAATAAAAATTAG